A part of Caldisericia bacterium genomic DNA contains:
- a CDS encoding 2,3-bisphosphoglycerate-independent phosphoglycerate mutase, producing MDRIEILKELIEENNTKILLIVLDGLGDIPSKNGKTPLESANTPNLDKLAKESALGMQIPVLPGITPGSGPGHLALFGYNPLKYEIGRGILEALGVGLDVTENDICIRANYAKVDEKDGKLIVIDRRAGRLSTEENILLTEKITKNISEINGVKIFMKPGMEYRSAIVLRFPYKVNEEMCKILETDPQKEYKEIISPEPMNESSKPTSEVLKEFLRRIRELLREEKGNFLLLRGYSSPPDIPKFNEIYKLRALSIATYPMYKGLTKLLGMEVINFNGYSIKDEVDVLKENYKNYDFIYFHIKKTDSYGEDGNFENKVKVIEEFDSYLPEILSLNFDVICITGDHSTPVPMKSHSFHPVPVLLNSPFIFKGFSERFTEKESLRGELGIIKGEDIMSLLLAHSRRLKKFGA from the coding sequence ATGGATAGAATTGAAATTTTAAAAGAATTGATTGAAGAAAATAATACAAAAATTTTACTTATTGTTCTTGATGGTTTAGGTGATATACCAAGCAAAAATGGAAAAACACCGCTTGAAAGTGCAAATACACCAAATTTAGATAAATTAGCTAAAGAGAGCGCACTAGGTATGCAAATACCTGTTTTACCAGGAATAACACCAGGAAGTGGACCTGGACATCTTGCTCTTTTTGGATACAATCCTCTTAAATATGAAATTGGAAGAGGAATTCTTGAAGCACTCGGGGTAGGCTTAGATGTTACTGAAAATGATATTTGTATTAGGGCAAATTATGCTAAAGTAGATGAAAAAGACGGAAAACTTATTGTTATTGATAGAAGAGCTGGAAGATTGTCAACTGAAGAAAATATTTTATTAACGGAAAAAATAACTAAAAATATAAGTGAAATTAATGGAGTAAAGATTTTTATGAAACCTGGAATGGAATATAGATCAGCAATAGTATTAAGGTTCCCATACAAAGTTAATGAAGAGATGTGTAAAATTTTAGAAACTGACCCACAAAAAGAGTACAAAGAGATAATTTCTCCAGAACCGATGAATGAAAGTTCAAAACCTACCTCAGAAGTTTTAAAAGAATTTTTAAGAAGAATAAGAGAATTGCTAAGAGAAGAAAAAGGGAATTTCCTTCTTTTAAGGGGTTATTCATCTCCTCCAGATATTCCAAAGTTTAATGAGATTTATAAATTAAGAGCACTCTCAATTGCGACATATCCAATGTATAAAGGGTTAACAAAACTTCTTGGAATGGAAGTTATTAATTTTAATGGATATTCAATAAAAGATGAAGTTGATGTTTTAAAAGAGAATTATAAAAATTATGATTTTATTTATTTCCATATTAAAAAAACAGATTCTTATGGAGAAGATGGAAATTTTGAAAACAAAGTTAAAGTAATAGAAGAGTTTGATAGTTATCTTCCAGAAATTTTATCATTAAATTTTGATGTAATATGTATAACAGGAGATCATTCAACACCAGTTCCAATGAAATCTCACTCATTCCATCCAGTACCTGTTTTATTAAATTCACCATTTATCTTTAAAGGTTTTTCAGAAAGATTTACTGAAAAAGAATCTTTAAGAGGAGAATTAGGTATAATTAAGGGAGAAGATATAATGTCACTTTTACTGGCCCACTCGAGAAGACTAAAAAAATTTGGTGCATAA
- a CDS encoding folate family ECF transporter S component, translated as MFKTKTITILALLTALSIVLTRLLSIRISIGGVEGIRIGFGDYPIILTGIIFGPILGGIVGIISDIVGYFISPMGPYMPHFTFTSALKGIIPGLLSFYLFINKKKLINIIFIFAITKLITSTIIIYFINLLFKLPLYVLIPPRIISLLIEVPVYTIITYPLLLQLKNIFNISTEN; from the coding sequence ATGTTTAAAACAAAAACAATAACAATATTAGCATTGTTAACTGCGTTAAGTATAGTTCTTACTAGATTATTAAGTATTAGAATTTCTATTGGAGGTGTTGAGGGTATTAGAATAGGATTTGGAGATTATCCAATAATTTTAACTGGAATAATTTTTGGTCCAATATTAGGAGGTATTGTTGGAATAATTTCAGATATAGTTGGTTATTTTATTAGTCCAATGGGTCCATATATGCCTCATTTTACTTTTACTTCAGCTTTAAAAGGAATTATACCTGGTTTATTAAGTTTTTATTTATTTATAAATAAGAAGAAATTAATAAATATAATTTTTATATTTGCAATAACAAAATTAATAACATCCACCATTATTATATATTTTATTAATTTATTATTTAAGCTTCCTTTATATGTTCTTATTCCTCCAAGAATAATAAGTTTATTAATTGAGGTTCCTGTATATACAATTATCACTTATCCTTTATTATTACAATTAAAAAATATTTTTAATATAAGTACTGAAAATTAA